The Halobellus sp. MBLA0158 genome has a window encoding:
- a CDS encoding amidohydrolase family protein produces MLDSHTHAWGPASEAHPWVNGPILDLVDGFDVHTVYTADRLLDDMDRAGVDEAVVVGYPICDWTDNWYTLRAAAEHDRLYGIVMLDPFADDAAAQLRRCMETDGILGVRLGAACPYDRMWETFDPDVTWLRDAVEETDFWEAAVETDAAVQILCDHRQLDQAIELVEAYPELSYLFDHFAHAGPKTPTDRGTFARFEELAAFDSVAVKVSEVPHISESAFPYADMHDHVRWFLDTFGRERVVWGSDYPNVSDITAYPETHTWLRHVDGLSAKDREWITEKSFARHVGLTD; encoded by the coding sequence ATGCTCGATTCACACACGCACGCGTGGGGACCCGCCAGCGAGGCGCATCCGTGGGTGAACGGTCCGATCCTGGATCTGGTCGACGGATTCGACGTCCATACGGTCTACACCGCCGACCGCCTCCTCGACGATATGGACCGCGCCGGCGTCGACGAGGCGGTCGTCGTCGGCTATCCGATCTGCGACTGGACGGACAACTGGTACACCCTCCGGGCCGCCGCCGAACACGACCGGCTCTACGGGATCGTGATGCTCGATCCCTTCGCCGACGACGCGGCGGCGCAACTCCGCAGGTGTATGGAGACCGACGGGATCCTCGGGGTCCGCCTGGGCGCCGCCTGCCCCTACGACCGGATGTGGGAGACGTTCGATCCGGACGTCACGTGGCTCCGCGACGCCGTCGAGGAGACCGACTTCTGGGAGGCGGCAGTCGAGACCGACGCGGCGGTCCAGATCCTCTGTGATCACCGCCAACTGGACCAGGCGATCGAACTCGTCGAGGCGTACCCCGAACTGTCCTACCTGTTCGATCACTTCGCGCACGCGGGCCCGAAGACGCCGACCGATCGCGGGACGTTCGCGCGCTTCGAGGAGCTGGCGGCGTTCGACTCGGTCGCCGTGAAGGTCTCGGAGGTCCCGCACATATCCGAGTCGGCGTTCCCCTACGCCGATATGCACGACCACGTCCGGTGGTTCCTCGACACCTTCGGCCGGGAGCGGGTCGTGTGGGGCTCGGACTACCCGAACGTGAGCGACATCACCGCGTACCCGGAGACGCACACGTGGCTCCGACACGTCGACGGGCTTTCGGCGAAAGACCGCGAGTGGATCACCGAAAAGTCGTTCGCGCGGCACGTCGGGCTGACCGACTGA
- a CDS encoding HVO_2901 family zinc finger protein, with protein MQGLQYSRDRGRDVLECRHCDATFPEGKATTDGWHYVCPECGEGRGIGEGLRRL; from the coding sequence ATGCAGGGCCTCCAGTACAGTCGCGACCGCGGTCGCGACGTCCTCGAATGCCGACACTGCGACGCGACGTTCCCCGAGGGGAAGGCGACGACCGACGGCTGGCACTACGTCTGCCCCGAGTGCGGCGAGGGCCGGGGGATCGGCGAGGGCCTGCGCCGGCTCTGA
- a CDS encoding class I SAM-dependent methyltransferase, whose protein sequence is MTDPDSDPDPDRPTEGVAFTVEQARRIQREYGTWAPLYDWFARATASVGGVRAACVEALDLDPGDTVVDFGCGPGVNLPALREAVGPAGRVVGVDITGPMLARARRRVRNRGWENVDLLRADATDPPIEGVDAALSTFVTSLFSDPYAVVSRWCEIADRVVVTNFAPRGSTPANAALRAFARLNARLFDVDDEGVLRQLDERTAASRRALDEGMDAVASETYVFGTIELNVGRRSA, encoded by the coding sequence GTGACAGATCCCGATTCCGACCCCGACCCCGACCGCCCGACCGAGGGTGTCGCCTTCACGGTCGAACAGGCCCGCCGGATCCAGCGCGAGTACGGGACCTGGGCGCCGCTCTACGACTGGTTCGCGCGCGCGACGGCCTCCGTCGGCGGCGTCCGCGCGGCCTGCGTCGAGGCGCTCGACCTCGATCCGGGCGACACCGTCGTCGACTTCGGCTGCGGCCCCGGCGTGAACCTCCCGGCGCTCCGCGAGGCCGTCGGCCCCGCGGGCCGCGTCGTCGGAGTCGACATCACCGGCCCGATGCTTGCCCGCGCCCGGCGGCGCGTCCGCAACCGCGGCTGGGAGAACGTCGACCTCCTCCGCGCCGACGCCACCGACCCGCCGATCGAGGGCGTCGACGCCGCGCTCTCGACGTTCGTGACGTCCCTGTTCTCGGACCCCTACGCGGTCGTGAGCCGTTGGTGTGAGATCGCAGACCGCGTCGTCGTGACGAACTTCGCGCCGCGCGGGAGCACGCCGGCGAACGCGGCCCTCCGCGCGTTCGCCCGCCTGAACGCCCGCCTCTTCGACGTCGACGACGAGGGAGTGCTCCGACAGCTCGACGAGCGCACCGCCGCGTCCCGGCGCGCGCTCGACGAGGGGATGGACGCCGTCGCGAGCGAGACCTACGTCTTCGGGACGATCGAACTGAACGTCGGCCGCCGATCGGCGTGA
- a CDS encoding L-rhamnose mutarotase — protein MPRIAFHLRIRDGQREAYREEHEDVPAALESAYLDSGAGIETYSVFEKDGHVFGFLEVEDPERIKEVMSDSDAQADWDEVMDPILVDEDDPWMDEVYRMV, from the coding sequence ATGCCGCGAATCGCGTTCCACCTCAGAATCCGGGACGGACAGCGAGAGGCGTACCGCGAGGAACACGAGGACGTCCCGGCGGCGCTGGAGTCGGCGTATCTCGACTCGGGGGCCGGCATCGAGACCTACAGCGTCTTCGAGAAGGACGGCCACGTGTTCGGATTCCTCGAAGTCGAAGACCCCGAGCGAATCAAGGAGGTAATGAGCGACAGCGACGCGCAAGCCGACTGGGACGAGGTGATGGATCCGATCCTCGTCGACGAGGACGACCCCTGGATGGACGAGGTCTATCGGATGGTCTGA
- the gatE gene encoding Glu-tRNA(Gln) amidotransferase subunit GatE, giving the protein MTAYDYDDLGLVAGLEIHQQLDTATKLFCGCPTEERDPESATRSFTRFLHPTKSELGELDEAALEESQVEREFEYLAYDTTCLVEEDEEPPHRLDEEAREVALQIADLLEMEPVDQAHVMRKLVIDGSNTSGFQRTALVAQDGVIETDDGPVGVEDLLLEEESAQRVEERGDDVTFSLDRLGVPLVEIGTRPDIDSPAQAQEAAETIGMLLRSTGAVKRGLGTIRQDVNVSIAAGARVEIKGVQALDQIAEIVREEVGRQVELLAIRDELAERDASVGDVQDVSEVFADTDSGVIGGALSDGGVVKAVPLYEFDGLVGREIQPDRRLGTELSDHAKRRGAGGIFHTDELPAYGVTESEVDALREAVGAGEDDAVAIVADDPETASGAIEAAAERARTAIEGVPEETRGANDDATTRYLRPLPGAARMYPETDVPPVELDVSDVETPELLTEKVDRYQSEYGLDAGLAEQVAFGRRMPLFERAVDEGIDATFAAGLLESTLTELRRDDVAIGNLTDEHLLAVMRLVEDGDLAKEGVGDVLTTLADDPSLSAEAAVEEAGLSGVSEDEVREAVSEVVERNAAQVQDEGMGAFSALMGEAMGALRGKADGEVVSDVLREEIQKRA; this is encoded by the coding sequence ATGACTGCGTACGACTACGACGATCTCGGCCTCGTCGCGGGGCTCGAAATCCACCAGCAGCTCGACACCGCGACGAAGCTGTTCTGTGGCTGTCCGACCGAAGAGCGCGACCCCGAATCGGCGACGCGCTCGTTCACGCGGTTCCTCCACCCGACGAAGAGCGAACTCGGCGAACTCGACGAGGCGGCGCTCGAAGAGAGCCAGGTCGAACGCGAGTTCGAGTACCTCGCCTACGACACGACCTGCCTCGTCGAAGAGGACGAAGAGCCGCCGCACCGGCTTGACGAGGAAGCCCGCGAGGTCGCCCTCCAGATCGCCGACCTCCTGGAGATGGAGCCGGTCGACCAGGCGCACGTGATGCGGAAGCTCGTCATCGACGGCTCGAACACCTCCGGCTTCCAGCGGACGGCGCTCGTCGCCCAGGACGGCGTGATCGAGACCGACGACGGCCCGGTCGGGGTCGAGGACCTGCTCCTCGAAGAGGAGTCCGCCCAGCGCGTCGAAGAGCGCGGCGACGACGTGACCTTCTCCCTGGACCGCCTCGGCGTCCCGCTCGTCGAGATCGGCACCCGACCGGACATCGACTCGCCCGCGCAGGCACAGGAGGCCGCCGAGACGATCGGGATGCTCCTCCGCTCGACCGGCGCGGTCAAGCGCGGGCTCGGGACCATCCGCCAGGACGTCAACGTCTCCATCGCCGCGGGCGCGCGCGTCGAGATCAAGGGCGTCCAGGCGCTGGACCAAATCGCCGAGATCGTACGGGAGGAAGTGGGCCGGCAGGTCGAACTGCTCGCGATCCGCGACGAACTGGCGGAGCGGGACGCGAGCGTCGGCGACGTGCAGGACGTCTCGGAGGTCTTCGCCGACACCGACTCCGGCGTCATCGGCGGCGCGCTCTCTGACGGCGGCGTCGTAAAGGCTGTGCCGCTATACGAATTCGACGGTCTGGTGGGCCGAGAGATCCAGCCCGACCGCCGGCTCGGCACCGAACTCTCCGATCACGCCAAGCGCCGCGGCGCGGGCGGCATCTTCCACACCGACGAACTGCCCGCCTACGGCGTCACCGAATCCGAAGTGGACGCCCTCCGCGAGGCCGTCGGCGCGGGCGAGGACGACGCGGTCGCCATCGTCGCCGACGACCCCGAGACCGCCTCGGGCGCCATCGAGGCGGCTGCCGAGCGGGCCCGGACCGCGATCGAGGGCGTCCCCGAGGAGACCCGCGGCGCCAACGACGACGCCACGACGCGCTACCTCCGGCCCCTGCCCGGCGCGGCGCGGATGTACCCCGAGACGGACGTCCCGCCGGTCGAACTCGACGTCTCGGACGTCGAGACGCCCGAACTGCTGACCGAGAAGGTCGATCGGTACCAGTCCGAGTACGGCCTCGACGCCGGCCTGGCCGAACAGGTCGCGTTCGGTCGCCGGATGCCGCTGTTCGAGCGGGCCGTCGACGAGGGCATCGACGCGACGTTCGCGGCGGGGCTGCTGGAGTCGACGCTGACGGAGCTCCGCCGGGACGACGTCGCGATCGGGAATCTGACCGACGAGCACCTGCTTGCGGTGATGCGCCTCGTCGAGGACGGCGACCTGGCGAAGGAGGGCGTCGGCGACGTCCTGACGACGCTCGCCGACGATCCGTCGCTCTCCGCCGAGGCGGCGGTCGAGGAGGCCGGCCTCTCGGGCGTGAGCGAGGACGAGGTCCGCGAGGCCGTGAGCGAGGTCGTCGAGCGGAACGCGGCGCAGGTCCAAGACGAGGGGATGGGCGCGTTCTCGGCGCTGATGGGCGAGGCGATGGGCGCCCTGCGCGGGAAGGCCGACGGGGAAGTCGTCAGCGACGTCCTCCGCGAGGAGATCCAAAAGCGGGCCTGA
- a CDS encoding mechanosensitive ion channel family protein has translation MPPVPFVRLFAGLSAVEATALVLALSLVSAVAMEFVVLRIARRYVSTTATEYDNIVIATLRPPLVVTAALAGVYALTQVPAVRSSVLLDPATLDTVFGRPSLSVIVLVWAYAANEVVNRVVAAVNDEGGRFDFAPVFSNVWTLAVLLGSVGTLLWLWGIEITPLLGAAGVAGIAVGFAEKDTVANFFGGIALYVDDTYKLGDYIVLEDGTAGTVVQVGVRSTTLLTRDEVMVTVPNATLNAGKVTNESAPQRRRRVRVPVGVAYGTDIDAFEALAVEVALAEPIVLDSPKPRARFRAFGDSALQYELLCWVDGPTRRRRAQHELNRALYAALNDAGIEIPFPKRDVTVATVDDSEPAPSGAPASATSSPAPEDPDKAGTT, from the coding sequence ATGCCTCCCGTCCCGTTCGTCCGCCTCTTCGCGGGGCTCTCGGCCGTCGAGGCGACGGCCCTCGTGCTCGCGCTCTCCCTCGTCAGCGCCGTCGCGATGGAGTTCGTCGTCCTCCGGATCGCCCGGCGGTACGTCTCCACGACGGCGACCGAGTACGACAACATCGTCATCGCGACGCTGCGCCCGCCGCTCGTCGTCACCGCGGCGCTCGCCGGCGTCTACGCGCTCACGCAGGTCCCCGCGGTGCGCTCGTCTGTCCTCCTCGACCCGGCGACGCTGGACACGGTCTTCGGCCGGCCCTCGCTGTCGGTGATCGTCCTCGTGTGGGCCTACGCCGCCAACGAGGTGGTGAACCGCGTCGTCGCCGCCGTCAACGACGAGGGCGGCCGCTTCGACTTCGCGCCGGTGTTCTCGAACGTCTGGACACTCGCCGTCCTGCTCGGGAGCGTCGGCACGCTCCTGTGGCTGTGGGGGATCGAGATCACGCCACTCCTCGGGGCCGCGGGCGTCGCCGGCATCGCCGTCGGCTTCGCCGAAAAGGACACGGTCGCGAACTTCTTCGGCGGGATCGCGCTGTACGTCGACGACACCTACAAGCTCGGCGACTACATCGTCCTCGAAGACGGGACCGCGGGCACGGTCGTCCAGGTCGGCGTCCGCTCGACGACGCTCCTGACCCGCGACGAGGTGATGGTCACCGTCCCTAACGCGACGCTCAACGCCGGCAAGGTGACGAACGAGTCGGCGCCCCAGCGCCGGCGGCGCGTCCGGGTGCCCGTCGGCGTCGCCTACGGGACCGACATCGACGCCTTCGAGGCGCTCGCGGTCGAGGTCGCGCTCGCCGAACCGATCGTCCTCGACTCGCCGAAACCCCGGGCGCGCTTCCGCGCCTTCGGCGACTCGGCGCTCCAGTACGAACTCCTCTGCTGGGTCGACGGCCCGACGCGTCGGCGCCGCGCCCAGCACGAACTCAACCGCGCGCTGTACGCGGCGCTGAACGACGCCGGCATCGAGATCCCCTTCCCGAAGCGCGACGTGACCGTCGCGACGGTCGACGACTCGGAGCCGGCGCCGAGTGGCGCTCCCGCGTCGGCGACATCCTCGCCCGCTCCCGAGGATCCGGACAAAGCGGGTACGACGTAG
- a CDS encoding type 1 glutamine amidotransferase domain-containing protein produces MTSALFIVSEEGYWGEECIEPLTTLSEAGVDITVATPTGGPPVVDERSVDPENVGEETAARVREVDENDDRLNDPEPLATVDATDYDAVVFPGGHGTEWDVNQDRHARQALLSAVGGGQGKALVVCHAVGILAFTREADGSHLVEGRSVTGFPNEWEEGIVDEQDLMPDGRKLPYWVEDEVKAAGADWDAELDADTSVTVDGDLITARGPGSSAAAAATLLDELGIDR; encoded by the coding sequence ATGACGTCAGCGCTGTTCATCGTCAGCGAAGAGGGGTACTGGGGCGAGGAATGTATCGAGCCGCTGACCACGCTCTCGGAGGCCGGCGTCGACATCACGGTCGCGACGCCGACGGGCGGGCCGCCGGTCGTCGACGAGCGCTCGGTCGACCCCGAGAACGTCGGCGAGGAGACCGCGGCGCGCGTCAGGGAGGTCGACGAGAACGACGACCGCCTGAACGATCCCGAGCCGCTCGCGACGGTCGACGCGACCGACTACGACGCCGTCGTCTTCCCCGGCGGCCACGGGACCGAGTGGGACGTGAATCAGGACCGCCACGCCCGCCAGGCCCTCCTGAGCGCCGTCGGCGGCGGCCAGGGCAAGGCGCTCGTCGTCTGTCACGCCGTCGGGATCCTCGCGTTCACCCGCGAGGCGGACGGCAGCCACCTCGTCGAGGGCCGGTCGGTCACGGGCTTCCCCAACGAGTGGGAGGAGGGCATCGTCGACGAGCAGGACCTGATGCCCGACGGCCGGAAGCTCCCCTACTGGGTCGAAGACGAGGTCAAAGCCGCCGGCGCGGACTGGGACGCCGAACTCGACGCGGACACCTCCGTCACCGTCGATGGCGATCTGATCACGGCGCGCGGCCCCGGCTCCTCGGCGGCGGCGGCCGCGACGCTGCTGGACGAACTCGGCATCGATCGCTGA
- a CDS encoding SDR family NAD(P)-dependent oxidoreductase — protein MSAPQSSAEQTDERLADHHIVVTGGAQGIGRGIAIRCARSGADVTILDVDSAAAAETASRIRDLGCEAVVVETDVTDQEAIDAAIETATAELGPIHGLVNNAGIQRSVPLLETSEAEWDRHFAVNAKGPFLVSKRVAEQMIDDGIEGSIVNVSSVGAERPFSGQGAYGASKAAVLALTTVLAKELKAHGITANAIKPGTVDTPMVEEWADEKAEAKGVTSDEVLEEAMSTHILDRPGRPAEIGHVAVLLLSEEGSWITGESIAVDGGYLKA, from the coding sequence ATGTCCGCACCGCAGTCATCAGCTGAGCAGACCGACGAGCGGCTGGCAGATCACCACATCGTCGTCACCGGCGGCGCGCAGGGAATCGGCCGAGGTATCGCCATCCGCTGTGCGCGCTCGGGCGCCGACGTGACCATCCTCGACGTCGACAGCGCGGCCGCAGCCGAGACGGCCTCCCGGATCAGAGACCTCGGGTGCGAGGCCGTTGTGGTCGAGACCGACGTCACGGACCAGGAGGCCATCGACGCGGCGATCGAGACGGCGACGGCCGAACTGGGCCCGATCCACGGGCTCGTCAACAACGCCGGCATCCAGCGGTCGGTCCCGCTCTTGGAGACGAGCGAAGCCGAGTGGGATCGGCACTTCGCCGTCAACGCGAAGGGTCCGTTCCTCGTCTCGAAGCGGGTGGCCGAACAGATGATCGACGACGGGATCGAGGGGAGCATCGTGAACGTCTCCTCGGTCGGCGCCGAGCGGCCGTTCAGCGGACAGGGGGCCTACGGCGCCTCGAAGGCCGCGGTGTTGGCGCTGACGACGGTGCTCGCGAAAGAACTCAAAGCGCACGGCATCACGGCCAACGCGATCAAGCCGGGGACCGTCGACACCCCGATGGTCGAAGAGTGGGCCGACGAGAAGGCCGAAGCGAAGGGCGTCACGAGCGACGAGGTCTTGGAGGAGGCGATGTCCACGCACATCCTAGATCGTCCGGGACGACCCGCCGAGATCGGACACGTCGCGGTCCTCCTGCTCTCCGAGGAGGGCTCGTGGATCACGGGCGAATCCATCGCCGTCGACGGCGGCTACCTGAAGGCCTGA
- a CDS encoding dihydrodipicolinate synthase family protein — translation MTRDPPALDGVTPPLATPFDGTDIDWESFDDLLTHVVDGGVTGVFPCGTTGEAASLTREERRRLVEHTVDRVGDEVPVIAGGTGTSVRETVEWIETLDDLGVDAAVLTAPYFHNSNREPGLRRFFEAVADASPLPLCLYNIPACVGEPIPAETVAAVADHEAVFGLKDSSGDLAYGLRAMHSTPDDFALFQGYDALLLPSLRMGFDGGINALSNAVPEAYANLVAEPSSERAERIHREVVEPLFDRCLDEGFAPATKALLAERDLIATPDVRPPLAAGDIGESEALAAARELR, via the coding sequence ATGACGAGAGACCCGCCCGCGCTCGACGGCGTGACGCCGCCGCTGGCGACGCCGTTCGACGGCACCGACATCGACTGGGAGTCGTTCGACGACCTACTGACCCACGTCGTCGACGGCGGCGTGACCGGGGTCTTCCCCTGCGGGACCACCGGCGAGGCCGCGAGCCTGACCCGCGAGGAGCGGCGCCGACTCGTCGAGCACACCGTCGACCGCGTCGGCGACGAGGTCCCGGTGATCGCCGGCGGGACCGGGACCAGCGTTCGCGAGACGGTCGAGTGGATCGAGACCCTCGACGACCTGGGCGTCGACGCCGCGGTCCTGACGGCGCCGTACTTCCACAACTCCAACCGCGAGCCGGGGCTCCGGCGCTTCTTCGAGGCGGTCGCCGACGCGAGCCCGCTGCCGCTGTGTCTCTACAACATCCCCGCCTGCGTGGGCGAGCCGATCCCCGCCGAGACAGTCGCAGCCGTGGCCGACCACGAGGCGGTCTTCGGGCTGAAGGACTCCAGCGGCGACCTCGCGTACGGGCTCCGCGCGATGCACAGCACGCCCGACGACTTCGCGCTGTTCCAGGGGTACGACGCGCTGTTGCTGCCGTCGCTCCGGATGGGCTTCGACGGCGGCATCAACGCCCTCTCGAACGCGGTGCCGGAGGCGTACGCGAACCTGGTCGCGGAGCCGTCGAGCGAGCGCGCCGAGCGGATTCACCGCGAGGTGGTCGAGCCGCTGTTCGACCGGTGTCTGGACGAGGGATTCGCCCCGGCGACGAAGGCGCTCCTCGCGGAGCGTGACCTGATCGCGACCCCGGACGTCCGTCCGCCGCTCGCCGCCGGAGACATCGGGGAGAGTGAGGCGTTAGCGGCGGCACGAGAGCTCCGTTAA
- a CDS encoding SDR family NAD(P)-dependent oxidoreductase produces the protein MTRTAVIAGVGPGLGASIARKFAEEGCQVALFARTTDFIEDLADDLPEPGEGLAVQVDLRDVEGVREAFEAVREAFGPIDVLVNHASAASWQGLLDSSVAEFERAWEVGGRGAFVASQEAVGDMVETGGGTVLFTGATSAVRSTGGTIGFTAAKFAARGMAMDIAQEYGPEGIHVAHVVIDGQIDNPRTRERLPDREDDTFLDPDAMAETYWHLVEQDDVGTQPFEVHITNGPQNTEFV, from the coding sequence ATGACACGCACGGCCGTCATCGCCGGCGTCGGCCCCGGACTCGGGGCGTCGATCGCGCGGAAGTTCGCCGAGGAGGGCTGTCAGGTCGCGCTGTTCGCGCGGACGACCGACTTCATCGAGGACCTCGCCGACGACCTCCCGGAACCGGGCGAGGGGCTCGCCGTCCAGGTGGACCTCCGAGACGTCGAGGGGGTTCGCGAGGCCTTCGAGGCCGTCCGGGAGGCGTTCGGCCCGATCGACGTGCTCGTCAACCACGCGAGCGCCGCGTCCTGGCAGGGGCTCTTGGATTCGAGCGTCGCGGAGTTCGAGCGCGCCTGGGAGGTCGGCGGCCGCGGCGCCTTCGTCGCCTCCCAGGAGGCCGTCGGCGATATGGTGGAGACCGGCGGCGGGACGGTGCTCTTCACCGGGGCGACCTCCGCGGTCCGGAGCACGGGCGGGACGATCGGCTTCACCGCCGCGAAGTTCGCCGCCCGCGGGATGGCGATGGACATCGCCCAGGAGTACGGGCCGGAGGGCATCCACGTCGCCCACGTCGTCATCGACGGGCAGATCGACAATCCGCGGACGCGCGAGCGACTCCCCGACCGCGAGGACGACACCTTCCTCGATCCCGACGCGATGGCCGAGACCTACTGGCACCTCGTCGAGCAGGACGACGTCGGGACGCAGCCGTTCGAGGTCCACATCACGAACGGTCCGCAGAACACCGAGTTCGTCTGA
- a CDS encoding LUD domain-containing protein translates to MASADELRELMRSEGAAVAANTQGFNEGRYESVARLEDYEELKREARAIKEDAIERLPELLDRLRETVEANGGTVYVADDADDANEYIRSVTRERDADRVVKSKSMTSEEIDVNEALADDGVDVLETDLAEWVLQVADETPSHIVVPAAHKSREEIAALLNERFDPDEPLETPQELTRFAREHLGDRIADADVALTGANFIAAETGTMALVTSEGNARKCIAATDTHVAVAGIEKIVERVADFHPFIELIARSGTGQDITSYVSLLTPPLDTPVVDFDDDETPLSAFEADRDFHLVLIDNGRTEMREDDQLRETLYCIRCSACSNSCANFQSVGGHAFGGETYSGGIATGWEAGIEGLDVAAEFNDLCTGCSRCVNACPVKIDIPWINTVVRDRINREGETPAEWLVDGLVPDTEDEGAPLQKRFFGNFETVAKLGSATAPLSNWLADAGPTRRLLSRALGIDPRRELPKFQRETFREWFAARERTVDDPVRRVALYPDLYTNHVQVERGKAAVRVLEALGVDVVVPDAPSSGRAPLSQGMVATATQHAEDVVAALGPEIRDGRDVVVIEPSDHAMFQREYERLVEQEAFSELATNSYELFEYVYGLSENGADLDSLRTADGHEVAYHSHCQQRTLGLEAHTVAVLEACGYDVRTSDVECCGMAGSFGYKTDYYELSMDVGERLRTQLRDDDARDRDVVASGTSCLEQIDALLERRPRHPVELLAP, encoded by the coding sequence ATGGCGAGCGCGGACGAGCTCCGAGAGCTGATGCGGAGCGAGGGGGCGGCGGTCGCCGCGAACACTCAGGGATTCAACGAGGGCCGATACGAGTCCGTCGCCCGGCTCGAAGACTACGAGGAGCTCAAGCGCGAGGCGCGGGCGATCAAGGAGGACGCCATCGAGCGGCTCCCCGAACTGCTCGACCGACTCCGGGAGACCGTCGAGGCGAACGGCGGCACCGTCTACGTCGCCGACGACGCCGACGACGCGAACGAGTACATCCGATCGGTGACCCGCGAGCGCGACGCCGACCGCGTCGTCAAGAGCAAGTCGATGACGAGCGAGGAGATCGACGTCAACGAGGCGCTGGCCGACGACGGCGTCGACGTCCTGGAGACCGACCTCGCGGAGTGGGTGCTCCAGGTCGCCGACGAGACGCCGTCGCACATCGTCGTCCCGGCCGCCCACAAGTCCCGCGAGGAGATCGCCGCGCTGCTCAACGAACGGTTCGACCCCGACGAGCCGCTGGAGACGCCGCAGGAACTGACGCGGTTCGCCCGGGAGCACCTCGGCGACCGGATCGCCGACGCCGACGTCGCCCTGACGGGAGCGAACTTCATCGCCGCGGAGACCGGCACGATGGCGCTCGTCACGAGCGAGGGCAACGCCCGCAAGTGTATCGCCGCCACCGACACGCACGTCGCGGTCGCGGGCATCGAGAAGATCGTCGAGCGCGTCGCGGACTTCCACCCGTTCATCGAGCTCATCGCCCGCTCGGGCACGGGCCAGGACATCACCTCCTACGTCTCCCTCCTGACGCCGCCGCTCGATACCCCCGTCGTGGACTTCGACGACGACGAGACGCCGCTCTCGGCGTTCGAGGCCGACCGCGACTTCCACCTCGTCCTCATCGACAACGGCCGGACGGAGATGCGCGAGGACGACCAGCTCCGGGAGACGCTGTACTGCATCCGGTGTTCGGCCTGCTCGAACTCCTGTGCGAACTTCCAGTCGGTCGGCGGCCACGCCTTCGGCGGCGAGACCTACTCCGGGGGCATCGCGACCGGCTGGGAGGCCGGGATCGAGGGGCTGGACGTCGCCGCCGAGTTCAACGACCTCTGTACGGGCTGTTCCCGCTGTGTGAACGCCTGCCCGGTGAAGATCGACATCCCGTGGATCAACACCGTCGTCCGCGACCGGATCAACCGCGAGGGCGAGACGCCGGCGGAGTGGCTGGTCGACGGGCTCGTCCCCGACACCGAAGACGAGGGCGCGCCGCTCCAAAAGCGGTTCTTCGGCAACTTCGAGACCGTGGCGAAACTCGGAAGCGCGACGGCGCCGCTGTCGAACTGGCTGGCAGACGCGGGGCCCACGCGCCGACTGCTCTCGCGGGCGCTCGGGATCGACCCGCGCCGCGAGCTTCCGAAATTCCAGCGCGAGACCTTCCGCGAGTGGTTCGCCGCCCGCGAGCGGACCGTCGACGACCCCGTCCGTCGGGTCGCGCTGTACCCGGACCTCTACACGAACCACGTGCAGGTCGAGCGGGGCAAGGCCGCCGTCCGCGTCCTCGAAGCGCTCGGCGTCGACGTCGTCGTTCCGGACGCGCCCTCCAGCGGCAGGGCCCCGCTCTCACAGGGGATGGTCGCGACGGCGACCCAACACGCCGAGGACGTCGTCGCGGCGTTGGGCCCGGAGATCCGCGACGGTCGCGACGTGGTCGTCATCGAGCCCAGCGACCACGCGATGTTCCAGCGCGAATACGAGAGGCTCGTCGAGCAGGAGGCCTTCTCCGAACTGGCCACGAACAGCTACGAACTGTTCGAGTACGTCTACGGCCTCTCGGAGAACGGCGCGGATCTCGACTCGCTGCGGACCGCCGACGGCCACGAGGTCGCGTACCACAGCCACTGCCAACAGCGGACCCTCGGCCTCGAAGCCCACACCGTGGCCGTGCTCGAAGCCTGCGGCTACGACGTCCGCACCTCCGACGTGGAGTGTTGCGGAATGGCGGGAAGCTTCGGCTACAAGACGGACTACTACGAGCTGAGTATGGACGTCGGCGAGCGCCTCCGGACGCAACTCCGCGACGACGACGCGCGCGACCGGGACGTCGTCGCCAGCGGGACGTCATGTCTCGAACAGATCGACGCGCTCCTCGAACGCCGACCGCGACACCCGGTCGAACTCCTCGCGCCCTGA